A part of Streptomyces sp. NBC_01235 genomic DNA contains:
- a CDS encoding NUDIX domain-containing protein — MPLPLSPDDPADGPESVNADAWQAYAVHHLRRGTVLAEAERIDWGFPDSGPDEAFLGELTGRRVLDLGCGTGRHAARLVRAHGATVDAVDSAPGQIERARARYGSLPGLRLFHADAVAHLRAARPYDVVYSVNAVPFIDPRRLLPALATALAPGGTLCFSVLHTNSQGDGPTSDLVARQETLRLAGGGETTVRMWVPAPEVWEELLADHGLRVEEVVTVTAPDPANRAAYRVFRARRPQRVSARPRTNLPPVAHAALGVGAILYGPRGLLLGRHRRGTWELPGGTVEPGESLRETVVRELREETGLRADPSDVRLLGTLLDQVDGVVRMTVGAVVTDWKGEPADQPGESVGDWRWYSLDHLPPSLFVCSAQSLTAWRPDLPIDHAPAHFTPYDHRPAG, encoded by the coding sequence ATGCCCCTCCCCCTCTCACCCGACGACCCCGCCGACGGACCGGAGTCCGTCAACGCCGACGCCTGGCAGGCCTACGCCGTACACCATCTGCGGCGTGGGACGGTCCTGGCGGAGGCGGAGCGGATCGACTGGGGGTTCCCGGACTCGGGCCCGGACGAGGCGTTCCTCGGAGAGCTGACGGGCCGGCGCGTCCTGGACCTCGGCTGCGGCACGGGCCGGCACGCCGCCCGGCTCGTGCGCGCGCACGGCGCCACCGTCGACGCCGTCGACTCCGCGCCGGGCCAGATCGAGCGCGCCCGGGCCCGGTACGGCTCCCTGCCCGGGCTGCGGCTCTTCCACGCCGACGCCGTCGCACACCTGCGGGCCGCGCGGCCCTACGACGTCGTCTACTCCGTCAACGCCGTCCCGTTCATCGATCCACGACGGCTGCTCCCCGCCCTGGCGACCGCGCTCGCCCCGGGCGGGACGCTGTGCTTCTCCGTGCTGCACACCAACTCCCAGGGCGACGGGCCCACTTCGGACCTCGTCGCCCGGCAGGAGACCCTGCGGTTGGCGGGCGGCGGCGAGACGACGGTCCGCATGTGGGTGCCCGCCCCCGAGGTGTGGGAGGAGTTGCTCGCCGACCACGGGCTGCGCGTCGAGGAGGTCGTGACGGTGACGGCGCCCGACCCGGCCAACCGCGCCGCCTACCGCGTCTTCCGGGCCCGGCGCCCCCAGCGCGTCTCCGCCCGCCCCCGCACGAACCTCCCGCCCGTCGCGCACGCGGCGCTCGGTGTCGGCGCCATCCTGTACGGCCCCCGCGGACTGCTCCTGGGGCGCCACCGCCGGGGCACCTGGGAGCTGCCCGGCGGCACGGTCGAACCCGGGGAGTCGCTGCGGGAGACCGTCGTGCGGGAACTGCGGGAGGAGACCGGGCTGCGGGCGGATCCGTCGGACGTGCGCCTGCTGGGCACGCTCCTCGACCAGGTCGACGGCGTCGTGCGGATGACGGTCGGCGCCGTCGTCACCGACTGGAAGGGCGAGCCGGCCGACCAGCCCGGCGAGAGCGTCGGCGACTGGCGCTGGTACTCCCTGGACCACCTGCCGCCGTCCCTGTTCGTGTGCAGCGCCCAGTCCCTCACCGCCTGGCGCCCGGACCTGCCGATCGACCACGCCCCGGCCCACTTCACTCCGTACGACCACCGGCCCGCGGGCTGA
- a CDS encoding acyl-CoA dehydrogenase family protein encodes MTVDAAELQRRTAELLAAQPPATTDRLDFLRARFDAGLAWVHYPEGLGGLGAPRSLQVVVDAALEAAGAPDNDPRRIGIGLGMAAPTILKYGTEEQKQRFLRPLWVGEEVWCQLFSEPGAGSDLAALGTRAVREGEDWVVNGQKVWTSSAHLARWAILIARTDPDVPKHAGITYFVCDMTDPGVEVRPLRQITGEAEFNEVFLTGVRIPDSRRLGEVGDGWRVAQTTLNNERVAIGGMRLPREGGMIGPVSKTWRERPELRTHDLHQRLLKLWVEAEVARLTGERLRQQLALGQPGPEGAGMKLAFARLNQEISGLEVELLGEEGLLYDDWTMRRPELVDFTGRDAGYRYLRSKGNSIEGGTSEVLLNIVAERVLGLPSEPRTDKDVAWKDLAR; translated from the coding sequence ATGACCGTCGACGCAGCCGAACTCCAGCGCCGGACAGCGGAGTTGCTGGCCGCACAGCCGCCCGCGACCACGGACCGGCTCGACTTCCTGAGGGCCCGCTTCGACGCGGGACTCGCCTGGGTCCACTATCCGGAGGGCCTCGGCGGCCTCGGCGCCCCCCGCTCTCTCCAGGTCGTCGTGGACGCCGCACTGGAGGCCGCCGGCGCCCCCGACAACGACCCGCGCCGCATCGGCATCGGCCTCGGCATGGCCGCGCCCACGATCCTGAAGTACGGCACGGAGGAGCAGAAGCAGCGCTTCCTGCGGCCGCTGTGGGTGGGCGAGGAGGTCTGGTGCCAGCTCTTCAGCGAGCCCGGCGCCGGCTCCGACCTGGCCGCGCTCGGCACCCGGGCCGTCCGTGAGGGCGAGGACTGGGTCGTCAACGGGCAGAAGGTGTGGACGTCCAGCGCCCACCTCGCCCGCTGGGCCATCCTCATCGCCCGCACCGACCCGGACGTGCCCAAGCACGCGGGCATCACCTACTTCGTCTGCGACATGACCGACCCGGGCGTCGAGGTCCGGCCGCTGCGCCAGATCACCGGCGAGGCCGAGTTCAACGAGGTCTTCCTCACCGGCGTCCGCATCCCCGACTCCCGCCGCCTCGGCGAGGTCGGCGACGGCTGGCGGGTCGCGCAGACCACGCTGAACAACGAACGCGTCGCCATCGGCGGCATGCGGCTGCCCCGCGAGGGCGGCATGATCGGCCCGGTCTCCAAGACCTGGCGCGAGCGCCCCGAGCTGCGCACCCACGACCTCCACCAGCGGCTGCTGAAGCTCTGGGTCGAGGCCGAGGTCGCCCGCCTCACCGGTGAACGCCTGCGCCAGCAGCTCGCCCTGGGACAGCCCGGCCCCGAGGGCGCGGGCATGAAGCTCGCGTTCGCCCGCCTCAACCAGGAGATCAGCGGCCTGGAGGTCGAACTCCTCGGCGAGGAGGGCCTGTTGTACGACGACTGGACCATGCGCCGCCCGGAGCTCGTGGACTTCACCGGCCGGGACGCCGGATACCGCTACCTGCGCTCCAAGGGCAACAGCATCGAGGGCGGGACCAGCGAGGTCCTGCTGAACATCGTCGCCGAGCGCGTCCTGGGCCTGCCGTCCGAGCCGCGCACCGACAAGGACGTCGCATGGAAGGACCTGGCCCGATGA
- a CDS encoding FtsX-like permease family protein: MSGTPPPGPPALRDVSLTVRRGEAVAVLGPSGSGKSTLLGSAAPDLALTSWFVDLASGTDTDAYVRALNTELKPLGVTATSAKYVNGGSMVRVMDSMTALLTLMLGCVAGLGVLGWVVLDTHERVCDLGVHKVLGMTPRQTVALVLASVVAAGPAGAAVGVPLGMAVHAAVVPAMARSAELRLPRYVLSVYDTPLLVLLVLAGTAVAVLGALLPAGCAARVRTTTALRTE, translated from the coding sequence ATGTCCGGGACACCGCCGCCCGGTCCGCCGGCCCTGCGGGACGTTTCGCTGACCGTGCGGCGCGGTGAGGCCGTCGCCGTCCTCGGGCCGTCGGGCAGCGGCAAGTCGACGCTGCTCGGGTCGGCCGCACCGGACCTCGCCCTCACCAGTTGGTTCGTGGACCTGGCGTCCGGCACTGACACGGACGCCTACGTGCGCGCCCTGAACACCGAGTTGAAGCCGCTGGGCGTCACCGCGACGAGCGCGAAGTACGTCAACGGCGGCAGCATGGTCCGGGTCATGGACTCGATGACGGCCCTGCTCACCCTGATGCTGGGGTGCGTCGCCGGCCTCGGGGTGCTCGGCTGGGTCGTTCTGGACACCCACGAGCGGGTCTGTGACCTGGGCGTGCACAAGGTGCTCGGCATGACGCCCCGGCAGACCGTCGCGCTGGTCCTCGCGTCGGTGGTGGCGGCCGGGCCGGCGGGGGCCGCCGTCGGGGTGCCGCTGGGGATGGCCGTGCACGCGGCGGTGGTACCGGCCATGGCCCGCAGCGCCGAACTTCGGCTGCCGCGGTATGTCCTGTCCGTCTACGACACTCCCCTGCTGGTGCTGCTCGTCCTGGCGGGCACGGCCGTCGCCGTCCTGGGCGCGCTCCTGCCGGCCGGCTGCGCGGCGCGGGTCCGCACGACGACCGCGCTGCGGACCGAGTAG
- a CDS encoding NADPH:quinone oxidoreductase family protein, with the protein MQAWQVHENGEPSEVMRLTEVERPTPGEGQVLLRVRAANINFPDVLMVRGHYQVRPPLPFTPGVEICGETEDGRRVIANPALPYGGFAEYAVADAAALLPAPESLDDAEAAALHIGYQTGWFGLHRRARLEAGETLLVHAAAGGVGSAAVQLGKAAGATVIGVVGGADKAAVARELGCDVVIDRRAEDVVGAVKEATGGRGADVIYDPVGGDAYTQSTKVVAFEGRIVVVGFASGTVPSPALNHALVKNYSILGLHWGLYNTKNPKLVQHCHEQLTELAARGAISPLVSERVPLDGAAAAVQRVADGVTTGRVAVVPTLKNGATA; encoded by the coding sequence ATGCAGGCATGGCAGGTGCACGAGAACGGCGAGCCGAGCGAGGTGATGCGGCTGACGGAGGTGGAGCGGCCCACGCCCGGCGAGGGCCAGGTCCTGCTCAGGGTGCGTGCCGCGAACATCAACTTCCCGGACGTGCTGATGGTCCGGGGCCACTACCAGGTGCGGCCCCCGCTGCCGTTCACGCCGGGCGTGGAGATCTGCGGCGAGACCGAGGACGGCCGCCGCGTCATCGCCAACCCGGCCCTGCCGTACGGCGGTTTCGCCGAGTACGCCGTCGCCGACGCCGCCGCTCTGCTGCCCGCGCCCGAGTCGCTGGACGACGCCGAGGCCGCCGCGCTGCACATCGGCTATCAGACGGGCTGGTTCGGCCTGCATCGCAGGGCCCGTCTGGAGGCCGGCGAGACCCTGCTCGTCCACGCCGCCGCAGGAGGGGTCGGCAGCGCGGCCGTACAGCTCGGGAAGGCGGCCGGCGCGACCGTCATCGGTGTGGTGGGCGGCGCCGACAAGGCGGCCGTGGCCCGGGAGCTGGGCTGCGACGTGGTGATCGACCGGCGGGCCGAGGACGTCGTCGGCGCGGTCAAGGAGGCCACCGGCGGCCGGGGCGCCGACGTGATCTACGACCCCGTCGGCGGGGACGCCTACACCCAGTCCACGAAGGTCGTCGCCTTCGAGGGCAGAATCGTGGTCGTCGGCTTCGCGAGCGGGACCGTCCCGAGCCCCGCCCTGAACCACGCCCTCGTGAAGAACTACTCGATCCTCGGCCTGCACTGGGGCCTGTACAACACCAAGAACCCGAAGCTGGTCCAGCACTGCCACGAACAGCTCACCGAGCTGGCGGCCCGGGGCGCGATTTCGCCGCTGGTCAGCGAGCGCGTGCCGCTCGACGGGGCCGCGGCCGCCGTGCAGCGCGTCGCCGACGGCGTCACCACCGGTCGCGTCGCCGTGGTGCCCACGCTGAAGAACGGAGCCACCGCATGA
- a CDS encoding phosphodiester glycosidase family protein, whose protein sequence is MTRHQKRSGVRRKSLTLLLALGTVAGATLAGAASADAATWTTVAAGVAYRQYDLRAAAGTTHVHVLSVDLTNTHVRLGLLYPGAVASRAAVSSLADNQKAVAGINGDFFNISETQHPGVAATGASVGPAIANGRALKGAVPDAQRFGPALPPGTHSKAVVGVGTDGKARLDSLSLNGTFTTLGRRLPLGGVNQYALPENSVGAYTSDWGSVSRMRATCGTDTERAAECSTSTYEVTLKKGRVVSTSATPGSGTIAAGTTVLVGREAGAQRLKRLVKGQRVAVRYGLTSASQSAYSFAVGGYPVLLGGKSLSGLNNSVSAVRTAVGIGNGGKRVFLFALDGAAAYRKGLTIAEVATALQSLGATEGFSLDGGGSSTLVARPAGATKVTVRNHPSDGYERPVSNGIGVFTQ, encoded by the coding sequence GTGACACGACATCAGAAACGGTCCGGGGTGCGCAGAAAGTCTCTGACTCTGCTCCTCGCACTCGGCACAGTGGCCGGTGCGACACTCGCGGGGGCGGCCTCGGCCGACGCCGCGACCTGGACCACCGTGGCGGCGGGCGTGGCGTACCGACAGTACGACCTGCGAGCGGCCGCCGGGACGACGCATGTGCACGTGCTCAGCGTCGACCTCACCAACACCCACGTGCGCCTCGGGCTGTTGTACCCGGGGGCGGTCGCGTCCCGCGCGGCCGTCTCCTCGCTGGCCGACAACCAGAAGGCCGTGGCCGGCATCAACGGCGACTTCTTCAACATCTCCGAGACGCAGCACCCGGGCGTCGCGGCGACCGGGGCGAGCGTGGGTCCGGCGATCGCGAACGGGAGGGCCCTCAAGGGCGCGGTCCCGGACGCGCAGCGGTTCGGGCCCGCCCTGCCGCCGGGCACGCACTCCAAGGCCGTGGTCGGCGTCGGCACCGACGGCAAGGCGCGGTTGGACAGCCTGTCCCTCAACGGAACGTTCACCACCTTGGGGCGGCGGCTGCCGTTGGGCGGCGTCAACCAGTACGCGCTGCCGGAGAACTCCGTCGGCGCGTACACCTCGGACTGGGGCAGCGTCTCGCGCATGCGGGCCACCTGCGGCACGGACACCGAACGGGCCGCGGAGTGCAGCACCAGCACCTATGAGGTGACGCTCAAGAAGGGCAGGGTCGTGTCGACGTCGGCCACGCCCGGCAGCGGCACCATAGCGGCCGGCACCACGGTCCTCGTCGGGCGGGAGGCGGGCGCGCAGCGCCTGAAGAGGCTCGTCAAAGGCCAGCGGGTGGCGGTGCGGTACGGGCTGACGTCCGCGTCGCAGTCGGCGTACAGCTTCGCCGTCGGCGGCTATCCGGTCCTCTTGGGCGGGAAGTCGCTGTCCGGTCTGAACAACTCGGTCTCGGCCGTGCGTACGGCCGTCGGCATCGGCAACGGCGGGAAGCGGGTGTTCCTGTTCGCGCTGGACGGTGCCGCCGCTTACCGCAAGGGCCTGACCATCGCCGAGGTCGCCACCGCTCTGCAGAGTCTCGGCGCGACCGAGGGCTTCAGCCTGGACGGCGGCGGTTCGTCGACCCTGGTGGCCCGCCCGGCGGGTGCGACCAAGGTGACGGTCCGCAACCACCCGTCCGACGGGTACGAGCGCCCGGTGTCCAACGGCATCGGGGTCTTCACCCAGTAG
- a CDS encoding phosphatidylinositol-specific phospholipase C/glycerophosphodiester phosphodiesterase family protein: protein MALVTRRRVLTGFGATVAAVLAPPAGGAFADGQKYGPRPLWRAHAHNDYEHPRPLFDALDHRFGSVEADIFLVDGELLIAHSADQLDPTRTLESLYLAPLAARVKANQGSVYRGYRQPLQLLIDIKTEGSSTYLELDRQLGRYKGLFTTYAHGRIHSGPVTAVISGDRAARAPMEAQTVRRAFYDGRLADLGTSEASFASLISDNWTLNFTWLGVGTFPEAERQKLRGIVRAAHARGQKVRFWATPDLAGPARDALWTELLTAGVDHLNTDDLAGLEAFLDAHRAA, encoded by the coding sequence ATGGCCCTCGTCACCCGCCGCAGAGTTCTCACCGGCTTCGGCGCCACCGTCGCCGCGGTGCTCGCCCCGCCCGCCGGCGGCGCGTTCGCCGACGGACAGAAGTACGGCCCCCGCCCGTTGTGGCGCGCCCACGCCCACAACGACTACGAGCACCCCCGCCCCCTCTTCGACGCGCTCGACCACCGCTTCGGCAGCGTCGAGGCCGACATCTTCCTCGTCGACGGCGAGCTCCTGATCGCCCACTCGGCGGACCAACTCGACCCCACCCGCACCCTGGAGTCCCTCTACCTCGCCCCGCTCGCCGCCCGTGTGAAGGCCAACCAGGGGTCGGTGTACCGGGGTTACCGGCAGCCGCTGCAACTGCTCATCGACATCAAGACCGAGGGCTCCTCGACGTACCTCGAACTGGACCGCCAACTCGGGCGCTACAAAGGCCTGTTCACGACGTACGCGCACGGTCGCATCCACTCCGGCCCGGTCACCGCCGTCATCTCCGGCGACCGCGCGGCCCGTGCGCCCATGGAGGCGCAGACAGTCCGCCGCGCCTTCTACGACGGCCGGCTCGCCGATCTCGGCACCTCCGAGGCGTCGTTCGCCTCACTGATCAGCGACAACTGGACCCTCAACTTCACCTGGCTCGGCGTCGGGACCTTCCCCGAGGCGGAGCGGCAGAAGCTGCGCGGCATCGTGCGGGCGGCTCACGCGCGCGGCCAGAAGGTGCGATTCTGGGCCACGCCCGATCTCGCCGGTCCCGCCCGGGACGCGCTGTGGACGGAACTCCTCACCGCGGGCGTCGACCACCTCAACACCGACGACCTGGCCGGGCTGGAAGCCTTCCTCGACGCCCACCGGGCGGCGTAG
- a CDS encoding acyl-CoA dehydrogenase family protein, which yields MTAQSTQPDLLYSEEEEALRAAVRDLLADHCDAPGVIARTESETPHDLSAWKALSDGMGLAGLLVPEELGGQGATHREVAVVLEELGRAVAPVPYLTSAVVATEALLAVEDEELLGRLASGRTIGALAVGLHTAPGADFKVVHVQGGALQGELTGIADALAADVLLVPADDGGLYAVDTEAATITPQVSFDLTRPLATVTLNGAPGRRLGEAEPAVRRALRAGAGLLASEQLGLADWALTETVRYLKERKQFNRPVGGFQALKHRLAQLWLEVVSLRAAARAAADALANGESGQEAAVAVAVAQAYAAPVAVRAAEEALQLHGGLGMTWEHPVHLNLKRAKADSIAYGTAGAHREALAELVDLSAP from the coding sequence ATGACGGCACAGAGCACCCAGCCCGACCTGTTGTACTCGGAGGAGGAAGAGGCCCTCCGCGCCGCCGTCCGGGACCTGCTCGCCGACCACTGCGACGCGCCGGGCGTCATCGCCCGCACCGAGTCCGAGACCCCGCACGACCTGTCGGCCTGGAAGGCGCTCTCCGACGGCATGGGACTCGCGGGCCTGCTGGTGCCCGAGGAGCTGGGCGGCCAGGGCGCCACGCATCGCGAAGTCGCCGTCGTGCTGGAGGAGTTGGGGCGCGCGGTCGCTCCCGTGCCCTATCTGACCAGTGCCGTGGTCGCCACGGAGGCCCTGCTGGCCGTCGAGGACGAGGAGCTGCTCGGTCGGCTGGCGTCCGGGCGCACCATCGGCGCACTGGCGGTCGGGCTACACACCGCACCGGGCGCCGACTTCAAGGTCGTACACGTCCAAGGGGGCGCTCTCCAGGGTGAGTTGACCGGCATCGCGGACGCCCTCGCGGCCGACGTGCTGCTCGTACCGGCCGACGACGGCGGACTGTACGCCGTGGACACGGAGGCCGCGACCATCACTCCGCAGGTGTCCTTCGACCTGACCCGCCCGCTCGCGACGGTCACTCTCAACGGCGCCCCCGGCCGCCGTCTCGGCGAGGCCGAACCCGCCGTGCGCCGCGCCCTGCGGGCCGGGGCCGGGCTGCTGGCCTCCGAGCAACTCGGGCTCGCCGACTGGGCGTTGACCGAGACCGTGCGCTACCTGAAGGAGCGCAAGCAGTTCAACCGGCCCGTCGGCGGCTTCCAGGCGCTCAAGCACAGGCTGGCCCAGCTGTGGCTGGAGGTCGTCAGCCTCCGCGCCGCCGCCCGCGCCGCCGCCGACGCGCTTGCGAACGGGGAGTCCGGACAGGAGGCGGCCGTGGCGGTCGCCGTCGCCCAGGCCTACGCGGCGCCCGTCGCCGTCCGGGCCGCCGAGGAGGCCCTGCAACTGCACGGCGGCCTCGGCATGACGTGGGAGCACCCGGTCCACCTCAACCTCAAGCGGGCCAAGGCAGACTCGATCGCCTACGGCACGGCCGGCGCCCATCGCGAGGCACTGGCCGAACTGGTCGACCTGAGCGCTCCCTGA
- a CDS encoding helix-turn-helix domain-containing protein, whose translation MTTDDVLAEVGPRLRRIRKEREVTLAALSESTGISVSTLSRLESGLRRPSLELLLPIAQAHQVALDELVGAPPVGDPRVRAKPLVRHGRTFWPLSRQPGGLQAFKVLVPQREEEPELRTHEGYEWLYVMSGRLRVVLGEHDVVMTAGEAAEFDTRVPHWFGSTGEGPAEFLSLFGPQGERMHVRAKPRQG comes from the coding sequence ATGACTACCGATGACGTTCTCGCGGAGGTCGGGCCCAGGCTGCGGCGGATCCGGAAGGAGCGGGAGGTGACGCTCGCGGCGCTGTCCGAGTCGACCGGGATCTCCGTCAGCACCCTCTCGCGGCTGGAGTCGGGGCTGCGCAGGCCCAGCCTGGAGCTGCTGCTGCCGATCGCGCAGGCCCACCAGGTGGCGTTGGACGAGCTGGTCGGGGCGCCGCCGGTGGGTGACCCCCGGGTGCGCGCCAAGCCGCTCGTGCGGCACGGGCGCACCTTCTGGCCGCTGTCCCGGCAGCCCGGCGGACTCCAGGCCTTCAAGGTGCTGGTGCCCCAGCGCGAGGAGGAGCCGGAGCTGCGCACGCACGAGGGCTATGAATGGCTGTACGTGATGTCCGGGCGGCTGCGGGTGGTGCTCGGGGAGCACGACGTGGTGATGACGGCGGGAGAGGCCGCCGAGTTCGACACGCGCGTGCCCCACTGGTTCGGATCGACGGGGGAGGGGCCGGCCGAGTTCCTGAGCCTGTTCGGGCCGCAGGGGGAGCGGATGCATGTGCGAGCCAAGCCCCGGCAGGGGTGA